The Phaseolus vulgaris cultivar G19833 unplaced genomic scaffold, P. vulgaris v2.0 scaffold_16, whole genome shotgun sequence genome includes a region encoding these proteins:
- the LOC137817099 gene encoding protein SLENDER RICE1-LIKE 1-like → MNGSSSESKTRDMDGQLAGLGYKVRSSELCQVAENMERLENAINTVNSSRDISQVVSDALLYDPSNIGLGSWVDTLLSELDQTVSLPYDLSSDLPDLPTDPNRQLGMVTTVEEDSGIRLVHTLITCADSVQRGDLAFAGSLIDSMQALLAHVNTSCGIGKVAGYFIDALRRRISSPQNAAFTTSPYENDVLYHHYYEACPYLKFAHFTANQAILEAFSGHDCVHVIDFNLMQGLQWPALIQALALRPGGPPSLRLTGVGPPSPDERDTLREIGARLAELAHSVNVRFTFRGVAAWRLEDVKPWMLQVSPKEAVAVNSIMQLHRVLGSGIDAVLGWIRSLNPKIVTVVEQEANHNGEGFLERFTEALHYYSTVFDSLEACSVEPDKGLAEMYLQREICNVVCCEGPARVERHEPLAKWRERLAKAGLRPLHLGSNAYKQASMLLTLFSAEGYCVEENQGCLTLGWHSRPLIAASAWQAAPLREGETVRFQR, encoded by the coding sequence ATGAACGGCAGTTCCAGCGAAAGCAAGACCAGGGACATGGACGGGCAGCTGGCGGGGCTGGGCTACAAAGTCCGCTCATCAGAGCTCTGTCAAGTGGCTGAGAATATGGAGCGTTTGGAGAACGCCATCAACACTGTCAACTCATCCAGGGACATTTCTCAAGTAGTCTCCGACGCACTTCTCTACGATCCCTCCAACATAGGTTTAGGTTCCTGGGTTGACACGCTTCTCTCCGAGCTGGACCAAACCGTGTCGTTGCCCTACGATCTGTCTTCTGACCTACCCGATTTGCCCACGGATCCGAACCGCCAACTGGGGATGGTAACCACGGTCGAAGAAGACTCCGGGATAAGACTCGTTCACACACTCATAACGTGTGCGGATTCTGTGCAACGTGGTGACCTCGCATTCGCTGGCTCCCTCATCGACAGCATGCAGGCCCTGCTGGCTCACGTGAACACCTCCTGCGGCATCGGAAAGGTTGCCGGCTACTTCATCGACGCCTTGCGCCGCCGAATCTCGTCTCCGCAAAACGCTGCGTTCACAACCTCCCCCTACGAGAACGACGTTCTCTACCACCACTACTACGAGGCCTGCCCGTACCTTAAGTTCGCGCACTTCACTGCGAACCAGGCGATCCTGGAGGCGTTCAGCGGCCACGACTGCGTCCACGTCATCGACTTCAACCTGATGCAGGGGCTCCAGTGGCCGGCGCTCATTCAAGCGCTTGCGCTCCGCCCGGGAGGTCCGCCGTCGCTGAGGCTGACCGGCGTGGGACCTCCCTCGCCGGACGAGCGAGACACACTGCGCGAGATCGGCGCGCGGCTGGCGGAGCTGGCGCATTCAGTGAACGTGCGTTTTACGTTCCGCGGAGTAGCGGCGTGGCGGCTGGAGGACGTGAAGCCGTGGATGTTGCAGGTGAGTCCGAAGGAGGCGGTGGCAGTGAACTCGATCATGCAGCTACACCGCGTGCTTGGTTCGGGAATCGATGCGGTTCTCGGGTGGATCCGAAGTCTAAACCCTAAGATCGTGACGGTTGTGGAGCAGGAAGCGAACCACAACGGGGAGGGGTTTCTGGAACGGTTCACGGAGGCTCTGCACTACTACTCCACCGTCTTCGACTCGTTGGAAGCGTGTTCGGTGGAGCCGGACAAGGGTCTCGCCGAGATGTATCTGCAGAGGGAGATTTGCAACGTGGTGTGCTGTGAGGGACCGGCGCGAGTGGAGCGGCACGAGCCGCTGGCGAAGTGGAGGGAGCGGCTGGCTAAGGCCGGCTTGAGGCCCTTGCATTTGGGTTCGAACGCTTACAAACAAGCCAGCATGCTTTTGACTCTCTTCTCAGCCGAGGGTTACTGCGTGGAAGAAAATCAAGGGTGTTTGACTCTGGGTTGGCACAGCCGGCCTCTGATTGCGGCTTCGGCTTGGCAAGCCGCGCCGCTAAGAGAGGGTGAAACGGTGCGTTTCCAGCGTTGA